From a region of the Besnoitia besnoiti strain Bb-Ger1 chromosome I, whole genome shotgun sequence genome:
- a CDS encoding hypothetical protein (encoded by transcript BESB_005750) — translation MEWGAVSNLRTGGVIAVLIFCGVTSFHVVASSVPGSSPYIPEHETDIPLGDSDVLSSLDTTGSGTLHSAPAPQEAIEEDRQPDGDGRLTAERGAGAEVPSTKRLVGIGVSSALASALFYLLSRGARQASENAWFVWEEARPATAYATVAEALLAATLFSAIGGASAVAQGVHKRRQEAKRRRREQLRKEAHASLVEDRASVTATSDTIPAPETADGRMPELELVEENRRSWISPTQRSRVTHKPPGNAAVASTLLLGLAAAAGGAGVTLQRRQPLNYSSIEGNARKNVVAGLFFGTAAVSLYHLFRQLRARRAAARNTADKA, via the coding sequence ATGGAGTGGGGGGCAGTTTCAAACCTCCGGACCGGAGGGGTAATTGCTGTATTAATTTTTTGCGGGGTCACTTCTTTCCACGTCGTAGCGTCGTCCGTTCCAGGAAGTTCTCCCTACATTCCTGAACATGAAACCGATATCCCGCTGGGTGATAGTGATGTATTGAGTTCCCTAGACACGACCGGGTCCGGAACTCTTCAcagtgcgccggcgccgcaagAAGCAATTGAAGAGGACCGGCAGCCAGACGGCGATGGCAGACTAACGGCGGAGCGCGGTGCGGGCGCCGAAGTCCCCAGCACGAAGAGGTTGGTAGGAATCGGTGTGAGTAGCGCTCTGGCGTCGGCTTTGTTCTATCTTCTCAGCCGGGGTGCCAGACAGGCTTCCGAAAATGCATGGTTTGTTTGGGAAGAGGCCAGACCTGCCACGGCGTACGCCACAGTGGCCGAGGCCTTGTTGGCAGCGACTCTCTTCAGTGCTATTGGGGGCGCTTCAGCTGTGGCACAAGGCGTCCATAAGCGGCGGCAAGAAGCaaagcggagacggcgggaACAGCTCCGGAAAGAGGCACACGCGAGTCTTGTCGAAGACAGGGCTTCTGTTACTGCGACCAGTGACACTATCCCTGCACCAGAGACGGCAGATGGTAGGATGCCAGAGCTTGAGCTAGTTGAAGAAAACCGGCGAAGCTGGATCAGCCCCACGCAGCGGAGTAGGGTAACCCACAAACCACCAGGAAACGCGGCAGTTGCCAGCACATTGTTGCTaggcctcgcagccgcggcaggcggagcgGGCGTCACGCTTcaacgccgccagccgctaAACTACTCGTCTATTGAGGGAAATGCACGGAAGAATGTGGTTGCAGGTCTGTTCTTCGGCACTGCAGCTGTATCGCTTTACCATCTGTTCCGGCAACTCAGGGCGCGaagagctgcagcgagaaaCACAGCAGACAAAGCGTGA